One window from the genome of Epinephelus fuscoguttatus linkage group LG3, E.fuscoguttatus.final_Chr_v1 encodes:
- the capn9 gene encoding calpain-9, whose amino-acid sequence MPLQSTLSGRGSGSNKALDTQSDGKSFEELRQECLQKGVLFEDPDFPATDSSLYYSQSVPVQIEWKRPKEICDNPKFIVGSADRTDICQGQLGDCWLLAAIASLTLKKETLARVVPHDQDFDRRYAGIFHFQFWKHNKWLDVVVDDRLPSVRNRLILLHSASNNEFWSALLEKAYAKLHGSYESLKGGSTLEAMEDFTGGVGEMYDTKSAPSNLFTIMKKALDRGSMMGCSIDISSSAESEAKTSTGLVKGHAYSITGMEEVNVRGRKVQLIRVRNPWGQVEWNGPWSDKSREWNSVDAAEKNRILQNSTEDGEFWMEFEDFKRNYDKVEICNMTPDSLTDNTKRHWEVQLFEGNWIRGSTAGGCRNFIDTFWTNPQFKLQLEDADDDDDMCSVVIALMQKNRRRLRKEGMDLETIGFAVYEAPNDDDHQGKDFFRYHGSKARSKTYINMREVSERFTLPPGKYLLVPTTFQPHHEADFLIRIFSEKKAGALEMGSTVDADLPDPAPPSAPEEETDEEKGLRRLFEQLAGDDQAIDVRELQQMLNGVLSRRKEIRFDGLSLSTCHSIINLMDVDQTGKLEFQEFKVFWEKMKKWIMLFLSFDTDRSGKMSSYELRIALKAAGMQLNSQLMQLLGLRFADENYDIDFDDYLTCIVRLENMFRAFQAVDESKRGRVRMNFMQFLMLSMNV is encoded by the exons ATGCCTCTCCAGTCCACTCTGTCGGGCCGGGGCTCTGGCTCCAACAAGGCCCTGGACACGCAGTCGGACGGGAAGTCGTTTGAGGAGCTGAGGCAGGAATGTTTGCAAAAGGGAGTCCTGTTTGAGGATCCAGACTTCCCTGCCACCGACTCCTCGCTTTACTATAGCCAGAGTGTTCCCGTCCAGATTGAATGGAAAAGGCCCAAG GAGATCTGCGACAACCCAAAGTTCATCGTCGGCAGTGCAGACAGGACAGACATCTGCCAAGGACAGCTTG GAGACTGCTGGCTTCTGGCTGCCATTGCATCCTTGACCCTCAAAAAAGAAACCCTGGCACGAGTCGTCCCCCACGACCAGGACTTTGACCGCAGATATGCCGGGATATTTCACTTTCAG TtctggaaacacaacaaatggCTGGACGTTGTGGTGGACGACAGGCTGCCGTCAGTAAGAAACAGACTCATCTTGCTTCACTCCGCCTCCAACAACGAGTTCTGGAGCGCCCTGCTGGAGAAAGCCTATGCCAA aCTTCACGGCAGCTACGAGTCCCTGAAGGGCGGCAGCACACTGGAGGCCATGGAAGATTTTACCGGTGGGGTCGGGGAAATGTACGACACCAAGAGCGCCCCAAGCAACCTGTTCACCATCATGAAGAAAGCCCTGGACAGAGGCTCCATGATGGGATGCTCCATTGAT atcagcagctctgcagagtCTGAGGCCAAGACGAGCACCGGCCTGGTGAAGGGACATGCATACTCCATCACAGGCATGGAGGAG GTGAATGTCAGAGGTAGGAAGGTCCAGCTGATCCGGGTCAGAAACCCCTGGGGTCAGGTCGAGTGGAACGGTCCTTGGAGTGACAA GTCCAGAGAATGGAATAGTGTTGATGCAGCCGAAAAAAATCGCATCCTGCAGAATTCAACAGAGGACGGCGAATTCTG GATGGAGTTTGAGGACTTCAAGAGGAACTATGACAAAGTGGAGATTTGCAACATGACCCCTGACTCTCTGACCGACAACACAAAGCGCCACTGGGAAGTTCAACTGTTTGAAGGAAACTGGATCCGCGGCTCCACCGCTGGAGGCTGCAGGAACTTCATCG ACACATTTTGGACCAACCCGCAGTTCAAGCTGCAGTTGGAAGACGCTGACGATGATGACGACATGTGCAGCGTTGTGATCGCTCTGATGCAGAAGAACAGACGAAGGCTGAGGAAGGAAGGCATGGATCTGGAGACCATCGGCTTTGCAGTGTATGAG GCTCCAAATGATGATGACCATCAAGGTAAAGATTTCTTCCGCTACCACGGGTCCAAGGCTCGCAGCAAGACCTACATCAATATGCGAGAAGTATCAGAACGCTTCACACTGCCTCCTGGGAAATACCTGCTGGTCCCCACCACCTTCCAGCCCCACCACGAGGCCGACTTCCTCATCAGGATCTTCTCTGAGAAGAAGGCCGGAGCTCT GGAGATGGGGAGCACAGTTGACGCTGACCTGCCAGAT CCGGCTCCGCCCTCCGCtccagaggaggagacagatgaGGAGAAAGGCCTGAGGAGGCTGTTTGAACAGCTGGCTGGTGAT GACCAGGCTATTGATGTCAGAGAGCTCCAGCAGATGCTGAACGGAGTTCTCAGCAGAC GAAAAGAGATCAGATTTGATGGCCTGAGTCTGAGCACCTGCCACAGTATCATCAACCTGATGGAT GTGGACCAAACCGGGAAACTGGAGTTCCAAGAGTTTAAGGTCTTCTGGGAAAAGATGAAGAAGTGGATT ATGCTCTTCTTGTCCTTTGACACCGACCGCTCAGGGAAGATGTCGTCCTACGAGCTTCGTATTGCGCTCAAAGCTGCAG GCATGCAGCTGAACAGCCAGCTCATGCAGCTGCTCGGCTTGAGGTTTGCTGACGAAAACTATGACATCGACTTCGACGACTACCTCACCTGCATCGTCCGTCTGGAGAACATGTTCA GAGCTTTCCAGGCTGTGGACGAATCCAAGAGGGGACGGGTGAGGATGAACTTCATGCAG TTCCTGATGTTGTCGATGAATGTCTGA